In one Streptomyces venezuelae genomic region, the following are encoded:
- a CDS encoding ABC transporter ATP-binding protein produces MAHLLEGLDPEGYDRRYGDRELARRIAPYFRGKGRAVVFVTLAVIVAATAGSAVPLLLARTVDSALEDDGDGRLAWLVAAILVAGITAWLLNLLQERAAGTMAGDVVLELRERAFAAAMRQDMAFHDAHPTGVVVSRVTNDTQAFATLITLMLSLLGQVLMIAILLTALFVINVPLALVTAFVAAVIVAVSLAFRRAARSASLHQQQTLAEVNGYVQETLRGIAVARNHSHQQSAQTGLDEVNHRWFKASVRLNRLFSGIFPLLISLTGLGTVAVVLVGGHGVDSGSVSAGEWVLFLEALALFWSPLTSIASFWSQLQQGLAAGERVFALVDRESSVRQRDRIPVPRLRGEITLRDVHFGYDDEHPVLDSVSLDIPAGRTVALVGHTGAGKSSVVRLIMRAYEFQKGSIEVDGLDVRTLDLDQYRRCLGVVTQTPFLFSGTVADNIARGRPGAGRDEIEAAARAVAGGDWLEQLSQGLDTPTDEGGRNLSTGQRQIVALARVFLQDAPVLILDEATASIDPLTEAQIQEGLEALAADRTTIVVAHRLPTVRKADTIVVVDDGRIIEEGDHATLLARGGAYRRLYDRYFRHQQPDEDPAEPMALLSAAPEPYASTGTSANGHTHPDGEESVVDGHRV; encoded by the coding sequence ATGGCGCATCTGCTGGAGGGCCTCGACCCGGAAGGCTACGACCGCCGGTACGGCGACCGCGAGCTGGCCCGCCGTATCGCCCCGTACTTCCGCGGCAAGGGCCGGGCCGTCGTCTTCGTCACCCTCGCCGTGATCGTCGCCGCCACGGCGGGCAGCGCCGTGCCCCTGCTGCTGGCCAGGACCGTCGACTCGGCTCTGGAGGACGACGGAGACGGCCGACTCGCGTGGCTGGTCGCGGCCATCCTCGTCGCCGGCATCACCGCCTGGCTGCTGAACCTCCTCCAGGAGCGCGCGGCCGGAACCATGGCCGGAGACGTCGTGCTCGAACTGAGGGAGCGGGCGTTCGCGGCGGCCATGCGGCAGGACATGGCGTTCCACGACGCCCACCCCACCGGTGTCGTCGTCAGCCGCGTCACCAACGACACCCAGGCCTTCGCGACGCTGATCACCCTGATGCTGAGCCTGCTCGGCCAGGTACTGATGATCGCGATCCTGCTGACCGCCCTGTTCGTCATCAACGTACCGCTGGCCCTGGTCACCGCCTTCGTGGCCGCGGTCATCGTCGCCGTCAGCCTCGCCTTCCGGCGCGCGGCACGCAGCGCCTCACTGCACCAGCAGCAGACCCTCGCCGAGGTCAACGGCTACGTGCAGGAGACGCTGCGGGGCATCGCCGTGGCGCGCAACCACAGCCACCAGCAGTCCGCACAGACGGGCCTCGACGAGGTCAACCACCGGTGGTTCAAGGCGAGTGTGCGGCTGAACCGCCTGTTCAGCGGCATCTTTCCGCTGCTGATCTCCCTCACGGGACTCGGCACGGTCGCGGTGGTCCTGGTGGGCGGGCACGGCGTCGACTCGGGTTCGGTGTCGGCGGGCGAGTGGGTGCTGTTCCTGGAGGCCCTGGCCCTGTTCTGGTCGCCGCTCACCAGCATCGCCTCCTTCTGGAGCCAGCTCCAGCAGGGTCTGGCCGCGGGCGAGCGGGTCTTCGCCCTCGTCGACCGCGAGTCGTCGGTGCGCCAGCGCGACCGGATCCCCGTGCCGCGCCTGCGCGGTGAGATCACCCTGCGAGACGTCCACTTCGGATACGACGACGAGCATCCCGTGCTCGACAGCGTGAGCCTCGACATCCCCGCGGGCCGCACCGTGGCACTCGTCGGCCACACCGGCGCCGGCAAGTCGAGCGTGGTGCGGCTGATCATGCGTGCGTACGAATTCCAGAAGGGGAGCATCGAGGTCGACGGCCTCGACGTGCGCACCCTGGACCTGGACCAGTACCGGCGCTGCCTCGGCGTGGTGACGCAGACGCCGTTCCTCTTCTCCGGGACGGTCGCGGACAACATCGCCCGTGGCCGGCCGGGCGCCGGACGCGACGAGATCGAGGCGGCGGCCCGCGCGGTGGCGGGCGGCGACTGGCTGGAGCAGCTGTCGCAGGGTCTGGACACGCCCACCGACGAAGGCGGCAGGAACCTGTCGACCGGCCAGCGCCAGATCGTCGCGCTCGCCCGCGTCTTCCTCCAGGACGCCCCCGTACTGATCCTCGACGAGGCCACCGCCAGCATCGACCCGCTGACGGAGGCACAGATCCAGGAGGGCCTGGAGGCGCTCGCCGCGGACCGCACGACGATCGTCGTCGCGCACCGCCTGCCCACGGTCCGCAAGGCGGACACGATCGTCGTCGTCGACGACGGCCGGATCATCGAGGAGGGCGACCACGCCACGCTCCTTGCCCGGGGCGGAGCGTACCGCCGCCTCTACGACCGCTACTTCCGCCACCAGCAGCCCGACGAGGACCCCGCCGAGCCCATGGCACTCCTGTCCGCCGCACCCGAGCCGTACGCGAGCACGGGGACCTCGGCGAACGGACACACGCACCCGGACGGAGAGGAGAGCGTGGTCGATGGCCACCGCGTCTGA
- a CDS encoding ABC transporter ATP-binding protein yields MTADTMAGATAAENTDDADDADRRGVPRWLLAQMRPFRPYIALFLLGSLAWQSLTAAIPLVTGLAFDAVLDQDDGSPDFGTFHAVTGGLLALVVVRALAGIMSTYSLESFASGLERNARAQVFASLLRKSQGYFNRRRVGDLSARATGDAESLNLMVSPGFDLAVDLALNIMMPIVFIALVDPRLLVSPVVFVLLFAVALAEHGRRLEPVSDAARERFGDMTAQASESIAGIEVVGSTGGADQERARFTELAREYRDASVRQIRTQALALPPLLLALATVGALVHSVILLRDGSLSIGELVAVLGLMGTLRAPTQLASFSLGLIYLGMAGAQRIKEVVDDPEGEDERGGRHSAPVVGEVAMENVTFGYEPGKPVLRDVSFRVAPGTTVAVVGATGSGKSTLLHLLNRTYTPDDGHVLVDGVATTDWDIGALRSRTSVIEQDVMLFSRTIAENLSLGSDNGTDRARIEAAARIAQAHDFIVASEKGYDTVVGERGVTLSGGQRQRVAIARALISDPRVLAVDDATSAVDSATEYEVQRAMRQASDGRTTFLVTPRLSRIRAADHILVLDAGRIVDQGSHEQLLRDCSLYRRIFAPYLSTPAPGGPDSAGTKEESH; encoded by the coding sequence ATGACCGCCGACACCATGGCGGGCGCCACGGCAGCCGAGAACACCGACGACGCCGACGACGCCGACCGGCGCGGCGTCCCCCGCTGGCTGCTCGCCCAGATGCGGCCCTTCCGGCCGTACATCGCCCTGTTCCTGCTGGGCAGTCTCGCCTGGCAGTCGCTGACCGCGGCGATCCCGCTGGTCACCGGTCTGGCCTTCGACGCCGTCCTCGACCAGGACGACGGATCGCCCGACTTCGGAACGTTCCACGCCGTCACCGGAGGGCTGCTCGCGCTGGTGGTCGTGCGGGCGCTCGCCGGGATCATGTCCACGTACAGCCTGGAGTCCTTCGCCAGCGGGCTCGAACGCAACGCGCGCGCCCAGGTCTTCGCCAGTCTGCTGCGCAAGAGTCAGGGCTACTTCAACCGGCGGCGGGTGGGCGACCTCTCCGCACGGGCCACCGGCGACGCCGAGTCGCTGAACCTGATGGTGTCACCCGGCTTCGACCTGGCCGTCGACCTCGCGCTGAACATCATGATGCCGATCGTGTTCATCGCCCTGGTGGACCCGCGGCTGCTGGTCTCCCCCGTCGTCTTCGTCCTGCTGTTCGCGGTGGCGCTCGCCGAACACGGGCGGCGCCTGGAGCCCGTGTCCGACGCGGCACGTGAGCGCTTCGGCGACATGACGGCCCAGGCGTCGGAGAGCATCGCCGGGATCGAGGTGGTGGGGTCGACCGGCGGGGCCGACCAGGAACGCGCCCGGTTCACCGAGCTGGCCCGGGAGTACCGGGACGCTTCGGTACGCCAGATCCGCACCCAGGCCCTCGCGCTGCCCCCACTGCTGCTGGCCCTCGCCACCGTCGGCGCCCTGGTGCACTCCGTGATCCTGCTCCGCGACGGCTCCCTGAGCATCGGCGAACTCGTCGCCGTCCTGGGGCTGATGGGCACCTTGCGCGCCCCCACCCAGCTGGCGTCCTTCAGCCTCGGGCTCATCTATCTCGGCATGGCGGGAGCGCAGCGCATCAAGGAGGTCGTCGACGACCCCGAGGGCGAGGACGAGCGGGGCGGCCGCCACAGCGCGCCCGTCGTCGGCGAAGTCGCCATGGAGAACGTCACGTTCGGCTACGAACCCGGCAAGCCGGTCCTGCGCGACGTGTCGTTCCGGGTGGCCCCGGGCACCACCGTGGCCGTCGTCGGCGCCACGGGCAGCGGCAAGTCCACCCTCCTGCACCTGCTGAACCGCACCTACACGCCCGACGACGGACACGTCCTCGTCGACGGCGTGGCCACCACGGACTGGGACATCGGGGCGCTGCGCTCGCGCACCTCCGTCATCGAGCAGGACGTCATGCTGTTCTCCCGCACCATCGCGGAGAACCTCAGCCTCGGTTCGGACAACGGAACCGACCGCGCCCGCATCGAGGCCGCGGCCCGCATCGCGCAGGCGCACGACTTCATCGTGGCGAGCGAGAAGGGCTACGACACCGTCGTCGGCGAACGCGGGGTCACCCTCTCCGGCGGGCAGCGCCAACGCGTCGCCATCGCCCGCGCGTTGATCTCCGACCCGCGCGTCCTCGCCGTCGACGACGCGACCAGTGCCGTCGACAGCGCCACCGAGTACGAGGTGCAGCGCGCCATGCGGCAGGCCTCGGACGGGCGGACCACGTTCCTCGTCACGCCCAGGCTGTCCCGCATCCGGGCGGCCGACCACATCCTCGTCCTGGACGCCGGCCGGATCGTCGACCAGGGCAGCCACGAACAGCTCCTGCGGGACTGTTCCCTGTACCGCAGGATCTTCGCGCCCTATCTGAGCACGCCGGCACCCGGCGGCCCGGACTCCGCGGGCACCAAGGAGGAGAGCCACTGA
- a CDS encoding response regulator transcription factor, producing MSQALCHPPFPGEQLVVTTLVRNGFLQLGLRAALSTTPLVRDVRHCGDWGEVEETLGNNQVDVLFLHEKDYSPDLGVLVDARRRRPKILLLLTTTEVPEEILAGPSVPDGFLVENELTATAVEDALQGIAAGEVPMPTSVTRALLRRVREPEQQRRRRVGNLTGRENEVLPLLAEGLSNKQIARRLGISSHGVKRIVASLLLKLGAPNRTAAVVTAIQNGLIA from the coding sequence GTGAGTCAGGCGCTGTGCCACCCCCCGTTCCCAGGAGAGCAGCTCGTGGTGACCACTCTCGTGCGCAACGGATTCCTGCAGCTCGGGCTGCGGGCCGCGCTGTCGACGACTCCCCTGGTCAGGGACGTCAGACACTGCGGCGACTGGGGCGAGGTGGAGGAAACCTTAGGCAACAACCAAGTGGATGTGCTGTTCCTGCACGAGAAGGACTACAGCCCGGATCTGGGTGTGCTCGTGGACGCCCGGCGCCGACGGCCGAAGATCCTCCTTCTGCTCACCACCACGGAGGTCCCCGAAGAAATACTCGCGGGCCCCTCGGTACCCGATGGATTCCTGGTCGAGAACGAGTTGACCGCCACCGCTGTCGAGGACGCGCTCCAGGGGATAGCCGCCGGTGAGGTGCCCATGCCAACATCCGTCACCCGGGCCCTTCTGCGGCGCGTCCGGGAGCCGGAACAGCAGCGCCGGCGTCGCGTCGGCAACCTCACCGGCCGGGAGAACGAAGTGCTGCCGCTGCTCGCCGAGGGGCTGAGCAACAAACAGATAGCCCGGCGCCTCGGCATCTCGAGTCACGGCGTCAAACGCATTGTCGCCAGCCTGCTCCTCAAACTCGGGGCGCCCAACCGCACGGCCGCGGTGGTCACCGCCATACAGAACGGTCTCATCGCCTGA
- a CDS encoding condensation domain-containing protein, giving the protein MAAFVRHRIPFAGRRSVTAPATCAQRHIWNLMQGQLPDAAFYDVSYWVALPGHGTAQDFLDVCAELLARHESLRTAFRRDADGSLVQHVLKAAEFEVEVWTLAPHDDPDGVRQAWERRMRHTPFDPARAPLIRFMVTVVDGAPVLAAFCVSHLAVDLTSVRLLADEMTRLLDARAAGRPLPPAVPARQPVEQAQLEHSPRGRALQARARAYWCRQLEGAPATLFPDRGGPAAPVRYSAGMSSRAVALAVPVLARRWRVSTSVVLLTVVAQLLCRRAGVPSCTLRLLTANRSDPDVRATVANLHAEVPVTIGLAGDRVEDIARRALAASTAAYANGLYDPDDVARLISSARGPGTPVDLSYCFNDIREEQALPDAAEDDEPVSGDSLRAAMADTVVGPDEFEEGETFFIVIDDEVPGWIRVMLNADHRALTPSEVHDFLHDIERLLVEYVENAGQEHGRAAAVSGARRGAPADT; this is encoded by the coding sequence GTGGCCGCATTCGTCCGGCACCGCATCCCCTTCGCTGGACGACGGTCGGTCACCGCGCCGGCCACCTGCGCCCAGCGGCACATCTGGAACCTGATGCAAGGACAGCTGCCCGACGCCGCCTTCTACGACGTGAGCTACTGGGTGGCTCTGCCCGGCCACGGCACCGCACAGGATTTCCTCGACGTCTGCGCCGAGCTGCTCGCGCGGCACGAGTCGCTGCGCACCGCGTTCCGCCGGGACGCGGACGGCTCCCTCGTCCAACACGTGCTGAAAGCAGCCGAGTTCGAGGTCGAGGTGTGGACGCTCGCCCCGCACGACGACCCGGACGGCGTGCGGCAGGCCTGGGAACGCCGTATGCGGCACACCCCCTTCGACCCCGCGCGGGCCCCGCTCATCCGCTTCATGGTGACCGTCGTCGACGGAGCTCCCGTGCTCGCCGCGTTCTGCGTCTCCCACCTCGCGGTGGACCTCACGTCGGTGCGGCTGCTGGCCGACGAGATGACCCGGCTCCTCGACGCGCGGGCGGCCGGACGCCCCCTGCCGCCCGCCGTACCGGCACGGCAGCCCGTCGAGCAGGCCCAGTTGGAGCACTCCCCGCGCGGTCGTGCCCTGCAGGCGCGGGCGCGGGCCTACTGGTGCCGTCAGCTGGAAGGCGCGCCCGCGACCCTGTTCCCGGACCGGGGCGGCCCGGCGGCCCCGGTCCGGTACAGCGCCGGCATGAGCTCCCGCGCCGTGGCACTCGCGGTGCCGGTGCTGGCCCGGCGCTGGCGGGTGAGCACGTCCGTGGTGCTGCTGACCGTCGTCGCCCAACTCCTGTGCCGACGAGCCGGGGTGCCGTCGTGCACGCTGCGGCTGCTCACCGCCAACCGGTCGGACCCCGATGTGCGCGCCACCGTCGCCAACCTGCACGCGGAGGTGCCGGTGACGATCGGCCTGGCGGGCGACCGGGTCGAGGACATCGCGCGCCGCGCCCTCGCCGCGTCCACGGCCGCTTACGCGAACGGCCTCTACGACCCCGACGACGTGGCTCGGCTGATCTCCTCCGCCCGGGGACCCGGCACACCCGTCGACCTCTCCTACTGTTTCAACGACATACGGGAGGAGCAGGCCCTGCCCGACGCGGCAGAGGACGACGAGCCGGTGTCCGGCGACAGCCTGCGGGCCGCGATGGCCGACACCGTCGTCGGGCCCGACGAGTTCGAGGAGGGCGAGACCTTCTTCATCGTGATCGACGACGAGGTCCCCGGCTGGATCCGCGTGATGCTGAACGCGGACCACCGGGCGCTCACCCCGTCCGAGGTCCACGACTTCCTCCATGACATCGAACGCCTGCTGGTCGAGTACGTCGAGAACGCCGGGCAAGAGCACGGTCGGGCAGCAGCGGTGAGCGGCGCGAGGAGGGGTGCCCCCGCCGACACGTAA
- a CDS encoding aldehyde dehydrogenase family protein, with protein MSSSVDQLAPPHAEFTPVGPGSARYGPTPVENPALGKIFAEAPGCTPEQLDAVLDDAARAFPGWAATPLEERRERLHSCHRALLGAVDPMAELLTREQGKPLRHARSEVRLAADWFARTAELGIEAERLVDETAARVDLERVPHGVVAAIAPSNYPVLLAVCKIAPALLAGNTVVLKPSPDTPLSSLMMGRILGGALPAGTFAVVDGDVELGARLTVHPAVRLVSFTGSVAAGRAIARQASADLKRVVLELGGNDPAVVLPGTDVLSAAPDLFTAAMTNSGQFCAAVKRVYAPRATYRRLAEAMAEQARTAIVGDGLDPATEYGPLVSRAQLERVAGLVDDAVAAGADVLAGGRPLERPGHFYPPTVVTDLPPGSRLEEEEQFGPVVPVIPYDDLDQVFGRINASPYALGCSLWGDEDRARGLAGRPRCGTVWINTHGALRHDVPFGGHRHSGIGVEYGAWGLNEYTQLKVHHIALRLRQADRETS; from the coding sequence ATGTCCTCATCTGTTGATCAACTCGCCCCCCCCCATGCCGAGTTCACCCCGGTGGGCCCCGGGTCCGCGCGGTACGGGCCGACCCCGGTCGAGAACCCGGCACTCGGCAAGATTTTCGCCGAAGCCCCGGGATGCACGCCCGAACAGCTCGACGCCGTGCTGGACGACGCGGCCCGCGCCTTCCCCGGCTGGGCGGCGACCCCTCTGGAGGAACGCCGCGAGCGGCTCCACTCGTGCCACCGCGCCCTGCTCGGGGCCGTGGACCCGATGGCCGAACTGCTCACCAGGGAACAGGGCAAGCCCCTGAGGCACGCCAGGTCCGAAGTCCGCCTGGCGGCAGACTGGTTCGCCCGTACGGCCGAGCTGGGGATCGAGGCGGAGCGGCTCGTCGACGAGACCGCCGCCCGCGTCGACCTGGAGCGGGTGCCGCACGGCGTGGTCGCCGCCATCGCGCCCTCGAACTACCCCGTCCTGCTGGCCGTCTGCAAGATCGCCCCCGCGCTCCTCGCCGGCAACACCGTGGTGCTCAAGCCCTCCCCGGACACCCCGCTGTCCAGCCTGATGATGGGCCGGATCCTCGGCGGAGCCCTGCCCGCAGGGACCTTCGCGGTGGTGGACGGCGACGTCGAGCTCGGTGCCCGGCTGACCGTCCACCCGGCGGTCCGGCTGGTGTCCTTCACCGGGTCGGTCGCCGCGGGCCGCGCCATCGCCCGGCAGGCCTCGGCCGACCTGAAACGGGTCGTGCTGGAACTCGGCGGCAACGATCCGGCCGTCGTACTGCCCGGCACCGACGTCCTGTCCGCCGCACCGGACCTGTTCACCGCCGCGATGACCAACAGCGGCCAGTTCTGCGCCGCCGTCAAACGCGTCTACGCGCCCCGTGCCACGTACCGTCGGCTCGCCGAAGCCATGGCGGAGCAGGCGCGGACGGCGATCGTGGGCGACGGGCTCGATCCGGCCACCGAGTACGGCCCGCTCGTCAGCCGGGCCCAACTGGAGCGGGTCGCGGGCCTGGTGGACGACGCCGTGGCGGCGGGAGCGGACGTCCTGGCAGGCGGCCGGCCCCTTGAAAGGCCGGGCCACTTCTATCCCCCGACCGTTGTCACCGACCTGCCGCCCGGCAGCCGCTTGGAGGAGGAGGAACAGTTCGGCCCGGTGGTCCCCGTCATCCCCTACGACGACCTGGACCAGGTCTTCGGGCGGATCAATGCCTCGCCGTACGCGCTCGGCTGCTCCCTGTGGGGCGACGAGGACCGGGCGCGGGGACTGGCGGGGCGGCCCCGGTGCGGAACCGTGTGGATCAACACCCACGGTGCCCTGCGGCACGACGTGCCGTTCGGCGGACACCGGCACTCCGGGATCGGCGTCGAGTACGGCGCGTGGGGTCTGAACGAGTACACGCAGCTCAAGGTGCACCACATCGCGCTTCGCCTTCGCCAAGCAGATCGGGAGACGTCATGA
- a CDS encoding nucleoside 2-deoxyribosyltransferase yields MSDSTVVRVDGTDGIDLTGVKVFVGGPIQHAIRDDGFHQPLQHAIGDIIEAVTAAHGTVFSAHVAEKFGVDTPLFSPDQVSVRDIGWMRRCDVFVPVLPVDAAGELMRTDGTHVELGWASALDKPIVVVTPMPLAPNASHLLRGLPSVADVTVFDLVEARTNPLELLRLLEKLGQEAVMAQ; encoded by the coding sequence ATGAGTGACAGCACGGTGGTCCGCGTCGACGGCACGGACGGCATCGACCTGACGGGAGTCAAGGTGTTCGTCGGCGGCCCCATCCAGCACGCGATCCGCGACGACGGTTTCCACCAGCCGTTGCAGCACGCCATCGGCGACATCATCGAGGCGGTGACCGCCGCGCACGGCACGGTCTTCTCCGCCCACGTGGCCGAGAAGTTCGGCGTGGACACACCGCTGTTCTCGCCGGACCAGGTCAGCGTGCGCGACATCGGCTGGATGCGCCGCTGCGACGTGTTCGTACCGGTGCTCCCCGTGGACGCGGCCGGTGAACTGATGCGCACCGACGGCACCCACGTCGAACTCGGCTGGGCGTCCGCCCTGGACAAGCCCATCGTCGTCGTCACCCCGATGCCGCTTGCCCCCAACGCGAGCCACCTGCTGCGCGGGCTGCCGTCCGTCGCCGACGTCACCGTCTTCGACCTGGTGGAGGCGCGGACCAACCCCCTCGAACTGCTCCGGCTCCTCGAAAAGCTGGGCCAGGAAGCAGTGATGGCGCAGTGA
- a CDS encoding tRNA-dihydrouridine synthase yields the protein MTAAEGGENRPEAPGAAATTAPLELLGLRLQSPVVVGSGLLTDQERNIRRLLAGGAGAVVTKTIHPSPGPPGNERLLRLPTGMLNSTTYSRRSVDDWCAMLRRFADDGLPVITSVHADTPAELADLAERVTEAGSTALELGISCLNEGDGGLEDTPERVAAYTEAVRGRTPVPISVKLAIGERVRERVDAATASGADALTLSDTITGLAVDADTGEVRLGGAFGYSGPGIKPLVLAEIYGLRRDGLTVPVMASGGVNDAVDVAEYLSVGADAVQVYTVLHKNMHATLRAIRQGFDDWLASHGGTVADLVGRSVKGA from the coding sequence GTGACCGCGGCCGAGGGCGGAGAGAACCGGCCCGAGGCGCCCGGGGCCGCCGCTACCACGGCCCCGCTGGAGCTCCTCGGCCTGCGCCTGCAGTCCCCCGTCGTCGTGGGCTCCGGCCTGCTCACCGACCAGGAGCGCAACATCCGGCGGCTCCTCGCGGGCGGCGCGGGAGCCGTGGTCACCAAGACCATCCACCCCAGCCCGGGGCCGCCGGGCAACGAACGCCTGCTCCGCCTGCCCACCGGCATGCTGAACAGCACCACGTACTCCCGCCGTTCGGTGGACGACTGGTGCGCGATGCTGCGCCGGTTCGCCGACGACGGCCTGCCGGTCATCACGTCCGTGCACGCGGACACGCCGGCCGAACTCGCCGACCTGGCCGAGCGCGTGACCGAGGCGGGCAGCACCGCGCTCGAACTCGGCATCTCGTGCCTGAACGAGGGGGACGGCGGTCTGGAGGACACTCCCGAGCGCGTCGCCGCGTACACCGAGGCGGTGCGCGGCCGCACCCCGGTGCCGATCAGCGTGAAGCTGGCGATCGGGGAGCGGGTGCGGGAGCGCGTCGACGCCGCCACGGCCTCCGGGGCGGACGCGCTCACCCTGAGCGACACCATCACGGGCCTCGCCGTCGACGCGGACACCGGCGAGGTGCGCCTGGGCGGAGCCTTCGGCTACTCCGGGCCCGGCATCAAACCGCTCGTGCTCGCCGAGATCTACGGCCTGCGCCGCGACGGCCTCACCGTGCCCGTCATGGCGAGCGGCGGAGTCAACGACGCCGTGGACGTCGCCGAGTACCTGAGCGTCGGCGCCGACGCCGTGCAGGTCTACACGGTGCTGCACAAGAACATGCACGCCACGCTCCGCGCCATCCGCCAGGGCTTCGACGACTGGCTGGCCTCGCACGGAGGCACGGTCGCGGACCTGGTGGGACGGAGCGTCAAGGGGGCATGA
- a CDS encoding creatininase family protein gives MRQRATNVPRYGDLTSAQVRRAMDGATLVWPVGGLEQHGPHLPLSVDLDIPDAVARQVVAETGGLLLPGQPFSARSLPQSGGGLHFPGTVHLGGSTFIDYLTDCLTSLARLRPARLVVINGHYENEGLLFEAIDDCAQATLFPDTEVLAFSWWSLVADEWLAEHIPHFPGWHAEHAGLTETSLMMYLRPDTVRAERPSHDAPPPAGVYRHPVDVDAISDRGVLSSAVGASAELGERLFRQLVDGVVDLLGKPPRDS, from the coding sequence ATGCGGCAACGCGCCACGAACGTACCGCGCTACGGCGACCTGACCAGCGCGCAGGTCCGCCGGGCCATGGACGGCGCCACTCTGGTCTGGCCGGTGGGCGGCCTCGAACAGCACGGCCCCCATCTCCCGCTCTCCGTCGACCTGGACATCCCGGACGCCGTGGCCCGGCAGGTGGTCGCGGAGACCGGCGGACTGCTGCTGCCCGGCCAGCCGTTCTCGGCGCGATCGCTGCCGCAGAGCGGCGGCGGACTGCACTTCCCGGGCACCGTGCACCTCGGCGGCAGCACGTTCATCGACTACCTCACGGACTGCCTGACGTCCCTCGCCCGCCTCCGGCCCGCCCGGCTCGTCGTCATCAACGGGCACTACGAGAACGAAGGCCTGCTCTTCGAGGCGATCGACGACTGCGCCCAGGCCACCCTGTTCCCGGACACCGAGGTGCTCGCCTTCAGCTGGTGGAGCCTGGTCGCCGACGAGTGGCTCGCCGAGCACATCCCGCACTTCCCGGGCTGGCACGCGGAGCACGCGGGCCTGACCGAGACGAGCCTGATGATGTACCTCCGCCCCGACACCGTCCGCGCGGAACGCCCCAGCCACGACGCGCCGCCGCCCGCGGGGGTCTATCGGCACCCCGTCGACGTGGACGCGATCTCGGACCGAGGGGTGCTGTCGTCCGCCGTCGGCGCCTCCGCGGAACTGGGGGAGCGCCTGTTCCGGCAGCTGGTCGACGGCGTCGTCGACCTCCTCGGCAAGCCGCCCCGGGACTCCTGA